In Candidatus Binataceae bacterium, the following proteins share a genomic window:
- the lipA gene encoding lipoyl synthase has translation MERRHPDWIKVRAPNSPEYFRTKALLGQLRLHSVCQEAACPNIGECFSHRTATFMLMGDVCTRNCPYCAVAHGKVRPLDEHEPHRVAEAAARLGLVHVVVTSVDRDDLPDGGAAHFAATAEAIKALSPQSRVEVLVPDFKGVHQSIETVVRAPVDVYNHNVETVPSLYRTARPGGIYERALDVLWHAKQTARRLERGMLTKTGIMLGLGEAREELMHVLADLRRVECDILTLGQYLRPSQDHLEVVRYVTPQE, from the coding sequence ATGGAGCGTAGGCATCCGGACTGGATCAAGGTGCGGGCGCCCAATTCACCCGAGTATTTCCGCACCAAGGCGCTGCTGGGTCAACTGCGCCTGCACTCGGTTTGCCAGGAGGCGGCCTGCCCCAATATCGGTGAGTGCTTTTCCCATCGCACCGCCACTTTCATGCTGATGGGCGACGTCTGTACCCGTAATTGCCCATACTGCGCGGTCGCTCATGGCAAGGTTCGCCCGCTCGATGAACACGAACCGCACCGCGTGGCGGAAGCCGCCGCGCGCCTAGGTTTGGTTCACGTCGTGGTGACCTCCGTGGATCGTGACGATTTGCCCGACGGCGGCGCGGCCCATTTCGCCGCCACCGCCGAAGCGATCAAGGCGCTCAGCCCGCAATCGCGGGTCGAGGTCTTGGTCCCTGATTTCAAGGGCGTACACCAAAGTATCGAGACCGTGGTTCGCGCCCCCGTGGACGTCTATAACCACAACGTCGAGACCGTGCCCAGCCTTTACCGCACCGCGCGTCCGGGCGGGATCTACGAACGCGCGCTCGACGTCCTGTGGCATGCCAAGCAGACCGCACGCCGCCTGGAGCGCGGCATGCTGACCAAGACCGGCATCATGCTGGGTTTGGGCGAAGCGCGCGAGGAACTGATGCATGTGTTGGCGGATCTGCGCAGGGTCGAGTGCGACATCCTGACTCTGGGCCAGTACTTGCGCCCAAGCCAGGATCATCTCGAAGTGGTCCGCTATGTTACGCCCCAGGAA
- the lipB gene encoding lipoyl(octanoyl) transferase LipB, with protein sequence MNADQLAVGWLGRVPYAEALALQEALVAARQRDLIGDMLLLLEHPHVYTLGRGASEHYLLRPAQSVPIYRVSRGGEVTYHGPGQLVGYPILALQGRQRDVHAYLRAIEQGLIDGLAHWAIDARRREGLTGVWVGQRKVASIGVGIRRWVTLHGFALNVSTELSRFDAIVPCGIQGCQMTSLRQEGHPEVGVEEAARVIAQSLGAVLGRNCQALAADRIWSWRERATVGGIGDGA encoded by the coding sequence GTGAACGCGGATCAATTGGCGGTCGGATGGCTGGGCCGGGTGCCTTACGCCGAGGCTCTGGCCCTGCAGGAGGCGTTGGTAGCGGCACGCCAGCGCGATCTGATAGGCGACATGCTCCTGCTTCTGGAACATCCCCATGTCTATACCCTGGGCCGAGGAGCATCGGAGCACTATCTGCTGAGGCCAGCGCAAAGCGTGCCGATTTACCGCGTTTCGCGCGGCGGCGAGGTGACATATCACGGCCCAGGGCAACTGGTTGGCTATCCGATCCTAGCCCTGCAGGGGCGCCAGCGCGACGTCCATGCTTATCTGCGCGCCATCGAACAGGGGCTGATCGACGGACTGGCGCATTGGGCGATCGACGCCCGACGGCGAGAGGGCCTAACCGGAGTCTGGGTCGGTCAGCGTAAGGTCGCTTCGATTGGCGTGGGCATTCGGCGTTGGGTCACTCTGCACGGCTTCGCACTCAACGTCAGCACCGAGTTGAGCCGCTTCGACGCAATCGTGCCCTGCGGCATCCAGGGTTGCCAGATGACCTCGCTTCGCCAGGAGGGACATCCCGAAGTTGGGGTGGAAGAAGCGGCGCGGGTGATCGCACAAAGCCTGGGCGCGGTTTTGGGCCGCAATTGCCAGGCGCTGGCAGCCGATCGAATTTGGAGCTGGCGCGAGCGCGCGACCGTGGGAGGCATTGGCGATGGAGCGTAG
- the lpdA gene encoding dihydrolipoyl dehydrogenase, which yields MANNRYDLVVIGSGPGGYVAAIRAAQLKMKVCVIERDRPGGVCLNWGCIPSKALLNSAETMELIKGAGKEHGITTGPLSFDFKRVIARSREAADKLSRGVRYLFRKNNIELIEAAATVTGPHSVSLARVDGAPPRVSTLEGETLLLATGSRERLFPGMEIGEGVLTSKEALVYDQLPRTIVVIGAGAVGLEFAYFYQAFGARVTVVELEPQLLPGFDAEVAEELRRAFVKHGVELLLRHGYKAMTRHGDQWRVILDNQGQSREVDAEAVLVAVGRRPNSDGLGLEQTGVEIERGGFVRVEDSFRTTCPSIYAIGDLIRPPLLAHKASAEGVAAVEIIAGVRAPGFDLLNIPGCIYCQPEVATVGLSEAEARARGLEVKVGKFPFRANGKSVAINQTEGFVKLVADKKYGEVLGCQIIGHHATDLISEIVLGRSLETTTLEVGRAVHPHPTLSESIMEAALAVEGEAINF from the coding sequence GTGGCCAACAACCGGTACGACTTGGTGGTGATTGGCTCGGGTCCTGGCGGCTATGTCGCCGCTATTCGCGCCGCGCAGCTCAAAATGAAGGTCTGCGTCATCGAGCGCGATCGTCCCGGCGGCGTCTGTCTCAACTGGGGCTGCATCCCCTCCAAGGCGCTGCTCAACTCGGCTGAGACGATGGAGTTGATCAAGGGCGCGGGCAAAGAGCACGGCATCACTACCGGTCCCCTGAGCTTCGATTTCAAGCGCGTGATTGCGCGTAGCCGCGAGGCCGCCGATAAACTCTCGCGTGGCGTGCGCTACCTTTTCCGCAAGAACAATATCGAGCTGATCGAGGCCGCCGCCACCGTAACCGGGCCCCATTCGGTCAGCCTGGCCCGGGTCGACGGCGCGCCGCCGCGGGTAAGCACGCTGGAGGGCGAAACCCTCCTTTTAGCTACCGGCTCGCGCGAGCGGCTGTTCCCGGGAATGGAAATCGGTGAAGGAGTTTTGACCAGCAAGGAAGCGCTGGTATACGACCAGTTGCCGCGCACCATCGTAGTGATCGGCGCGGGCGCGGTCGGTTTGGAATTCGCCTATTTCTATCAGGCCTTCGGCGCGCGGGTGACGGTGGTCGAATTGGAGCCCCAACTATTGCCCGGTTTCGATGCCGAAGTGGCGGAAGAACTGCGCCGCGCCTTCGTCAAACACGGGGTCGAGCTGCTGCTGCGCCACGGCTACAAAGCGATGACGCGCCACGGCGACCAGTGGCGCGTCATCCTGGATAACCAGGGCCAGTCGCGCGAGGTCGACGCGGAGGCGGTGTTGGTCGCGGTGGGCCGCCGTCCCAACAGCGACGGCTTGGGCCTGGAGCAGACCGGCGTGGAGATTGAGCGTGGCGGCTTCGTTCGTGTCGAAGACAGCTTTCGCACCACCTGCCCCAGCATTTATGCAATCGGCGACCTGATTCGGCCGCCGCTGTTAGCCCACAAGGCTTCGGCCGAGGGGGTCGCGGCGGTCGAGATCATAGCGGGGGTGCGCGCGCCGGGCTTCGATCTGCTCAACATTCCAGGATGCATCTATTGCCAGCCCGAGGTTGCTACCGTGGGGCTGAGCGAAGCCGAGGCACGTGCCCGCGGTCTGGAGGTGAAGGTCGGCAAGTTTCCCTTCCGCGCCAATGGCAAATCGGTCGCGATCAATCAGACCGAGGGATTCGTCAAGCTGGTTGCGGACAAAAAGTACGGCGAAGTGCTGGGATGCCAGATCATCGGCCATCACGCCACCGACCTGATCTCCGAAATCGTGCTGGGCCGCTCGCTGGAAACCACCACTTTGGAGGTCGGCCGCGCGGTGCATCCCCATCCTACGCTGTCGGAAAGTATCATGGAGGCGGCACTAGCAGTGGAGGGTGAAGCGATCAACTTCTAG